CCGATTTCCCCAAAGCGAGGGCCAACCTCAAGGCCTCGCGGAAGGGGGAGCAGGCGGTACCCCTCCGGGTCGTAAGCGGCCGCGACATTGCGTAGCGCCCCTCCCGAGGAACCAACAGGACGGCTCGACCCCATGGAGACCAGCGCGGACAACCATGATGCGGCGGCGCGCGTCGCAGCTCTGAGGCCGATACGACGGCCCGCGCCGCGCCGCCGTGGAGCCACCCGAGCGCAGTCGAGGAGTCTGGCGCGCTCGGGCAAAACCGGCGGGTTCTTGGGCGCCCCCGGCCTGCGATTCATTCCCGCCGTCGAGGTCGGCGGCACCCGGGAGTTCCTGCTCCAGGCAGACGACGTGGTATTCGTCTTTCTTGGCAGCCCGCGGGCGATCGCGCACATCTTCCAGGCCGCCTGGGCCGAAAGGCTGGTCCTGAAGCCGGGGCTGCTGTACCTGCGAACGTCCTGGGGTCTCTTCTGGACGCGAGACTTCCGCGCGCTGCGCGGCTTCAAGCGGTGGCTGAGCGATCCCCACTTTCTCTCCGCCAACGGCGAGATCCTCGTCAACCTGCGCCACGCTTGCTGCCTCGACCGCCGGGGCCGCGTCCGCCTCCTCGGCGTCGTCATCGGCCACGACGCCCGAGGGCCCGTGCTCGAGCACATCGGTTTCAGCCGGCGCGGGTACGCGGCATTCCGCCGGTGGCTCGTGCCGCGGCGCCGGCGTCCGCCGCCACCGGCGCCGAGGCCGTTCGCTGGCCCGTAGCGACCGGCTTCTGCGACGAACGTTCACTCCCGCGTCCGGACGTGAGTGATTGAGGCCAAGGAGGTATCCCATGAAAAGCCTCATGCACGTGTTGGGAAGCAGAGGGGACACCGAGACACGGTGGGACCCGCAGGATGCGGGGTCGGTGAGCAGAGCCCGGGAGGTCTTCGAAGGCTATCGGCAGGAAGGTTACCTCACCTTCTCCGTGTCGGAGCCGGGCGCGGAGGCCGACCATGTCCGGGACTTCGACCCGGCGGCCCACGAGATCATCGTCACCCGGCCGCTCAGGGGCGGCTAGAGGCGCGATGGAGATGGTCGACCTCGTTCGCCTCATCCTGGGGGCCCCGCCGAGGCGGGTTCGAGCCCGCGAGCAACCGTCCCGGTCCCTCTCCCCGGCCGAGAGGCGCGCGGAGAAGCTCCTGATGCGCTGCCTCACGGCGGAGCAACGGGAGAGCTACCGGAACCACGGCCGGTTCCAGGTGAACGGGCGGGACGGGAGCCGCTGGACGATCGACGCAGGCGCGGGTACCAGAAACGTCACCTGCGTCAACGCGTCCGGAGCGCGCGTCTACTGCACCTACCTCCCGGACGCTCCGCGCGCCGACACGCTGCTCGTGCAGAAGCTCTGCATCGAGGCAACCGGCGGGCGCGGCCTTCCCCGGACGGAGAGCGGCGCCCTTCACGACGGGCACCTGCTGGAGAGATAGGGCGGGCGCGCTTTTCACTTGACGGCCGCCGCCGCGCTGGCGTAGCTGCGCGCCCAGGTGGCGCACGCGAGGCTCCTGCTGGCAGCGATTCTCGTGCTGCCCCGACTCGTCCTCGCGTGCGAGCCGGCGCCGGCGGCGGCCTCGCCCTTCGACGGCCTCTGCGGCGTCCTCTCCGGTACCTGCACGCGCGCGCCCCACGTCGCCGTGCTGTCCGCCTTCCCGGCCGAACAGCGCATGCTGCGCGCTGCCGCCGCGGTCACCGAGCGCGTCGAGATCGACGGGCGGCCCGTCCTCCTCGGACGGCTCGCCGGCCAGCCGGTCGCCCTCACGCTCACCGGCATCGGCCTCGTGAACGCGGCGGCAGCCACCGAGGCTCTCGTCGCTCACCTCGACCTGTCGGCGATCGTGTTCTCGGGCGTCGCGGGAAGTCCGTTCCGGATCGGGGACGTGATCGTGCCGGCGACATGGACCGATGCCGCGAGTCGTTCGTTCGCAGTCGATCCGGGCCTCCTCGCGGAGGCAGAGACGGTCGCGGCGAGCGCTCCGGCGCTCGAGCGCTGCACGCCCGTGCCGCCCAACCCGCCCAGTGCGGAAGTCTGCCTTCCCCACGTTCCCGGCGTAATCGTGGGGGGCAGCGGCCAGAGCAGTGACCCGTTCGGCGGCAAATCGCTGCCCTGCCAGCCGGGGGGAGGAGAGATCTTCGGCTGCGACACGGAGGCCCTCGCCACGGCGCGGGAGGAGAGCGCCCCCGTCGCGATCGACGAGGAGAGCGCGGCCGTGGCGGCGGTGGCGTCCGCGCACGGCGTGCCCTTTCTCATCGTGCGCGGCGTCTCCGACGGCGCCGGCGACCCGCTCGGGCTGCCGGGCTTCCCGGCGCAGTTCTTCGCCTACTACCGTCTGGCGGCCGACAACGCGGCAACGGTCGTCATGCGGTTACTCGAGACGCTGCCCACGTCGGGGACCAGCAGTGGTCCCGTTCGCGCGGGTCCCGCCTCGGCTTGCGCCTTCGAGCGTGCAGCGGCGCCGGCGTGCCAGGGCGTGTCGGCGCCCCGCCGCGTCGGGCAGCTCGTCTCCCGGGCCTGCGCGCTGCGGGCGCGGGCCGCCGACATGCAGGCCGATCGGCTTGCACGTTCGCTTCCGGCACGCGGCGGCACTCGTCAGGCACCGCGGGCTCCCTTCCTGCTGCGCCGCTGCCCTGGCCGCGCGCCTTCGTGCGGCGGCGGCAGCCGTCTCGGCCGGGAAATAGACGGCTACTTCACCTTGGGCAAGCCGGCGACGATGCGCCGGTACTCCTCCTCCGTGAAGGCGCGCGAGGTCTCGATGCGAACGTTGCCCTTCGCGCCGAGCGCGAGCGACAGCTTCACCGCCGTCTCGTCGTCCGGTGCCTCCGCGAGCACGACCGCGTCGTACTTCCCGGTCACGAGGTAGAACTCCCTGAGCTTCGCACCGGCGCTGCGGTACGCCTCCTTGGCCGCATCGAGCCGGGCGGGCCCCTCCTTGATCCCCTCGATCCCCTTCTGCGTGAACCGGAGCAGCGTCAAATAGGTCGGCATCGAACTACCTCCCTTCGTGGGTGTTTTCAGGCGCGGGCGTGACGTACGACGCGATCGGCCGATGGCTCACGGCGTCCCCCGATATACCAGCGTCTGCACCGACTCAGCGTCCCGCGTGAACTCGGCCCGGCATTATCCGCATACGAGGAGGCGGTCGCTGGCGAGCGCGTAGCCGGCGCCGAAGGCCATCGCCTCAAGGGCGCACGCATCGCACCAAGAGTGGAAGACCACTCGCTCGTCCGGGTCAATGCCGAGGGCGCGACGAAAGCCGGTAGATCGGGACGGTTCTTCCGGCGAGCGTGCGAACCGAAAGCGAGGACCGAACCGTCAGCGATCCCGGTGCGGCTCGCGAGGCGGTCGGAGGTGACCGAGTCGCGCAGAGCGCCCACACCGCCTTGGCGCGGTCGTCGATGTGCGCGGGTAGTCCCCAGGACGAGACGGCTGGGCGTCCGGTATTCCGGACAGGACCGCCCGTCTTATCACGCTCGCTCGACGGCACGCCGATTGCGTAAGCTAGTCCGCATGACAAGCTTGTTGGGCTCCTTGTTCAACAGCAATCCGAGGCGGCGGCCCCGCCATCGTCGCCGTCGCCGCCCCTTGTTGATTCGGCTGCTTAGCGACCCGGGCCGGGTCGTCATCGTCGGTCGCTGCTCCGCCTGCGGCCTGGCGTTTGGCGCACGGCGCGGCCAGCGGCGCCAGGTCGCGCACGTGCTGGGTGTCCACGAGGAGATCTGTCCCGGCGGTGACCGCGCCGGAGAAGTGGTTTTCCCGCTCGGGCGTTGACGGCACCCGCGGACGCGGCTCGGCGCAGCCGTTGGCTTCCATGCGGCTTCGCCGCGAGCCGCGCGCCGGGACTCGGGGTGTCCTACCGGGCGGACGTCGCGTCCGCCGGAGTGGACAGTGCCCTCGAGCTGCCGAATCGTCAGCCGAGACTCACGGCAGACCTACGGCATGTGCCGGTCCTGCTTGCTGGCGCGCGACGTCCGCGCTACAACACCAACCTTCGGCGCGTCGACGCCCGTAGCTGCTTTGCCGGGAGAAGTCTCGCGCGGAGCCTATCGGGCGAGAGAGCACGCGGCCGACGGCGTCGTCTTCGTGGCAGCCGTTCCTGCGGGGCGTGGAGTCCTGCGCGGCGCACGGTGACGGCAGCGAATCGCGAGGATCAGCGCGTGGGGCTCGACATCGACGACTTCGGCAGCGACGTGGGGGCCGGCGAGGCTCGGCGCCGACGTCTGCCGTCCTGGGTGGCACGCAAGACGCGCCGCGGCGCGAAGCGGTGGGTGCGCGCCGGCGCCGGCCGCTACCAGGCGGCGCGGCACGCGCTCGCGCGAGCTGCGGCCGGGGCTCTACACGCTCGTGCGAAATCACATGGGGGAAATCATCTTCGAGCGCCGCGACGTTCGTGTGGACGCGCTCATTCGCCTGCCGGGAGCCGTTGCCGACGTCGTGCTGCGCGAGGTCGAGCGGTTCTGGACGCTCGCCCCCGACTTCGCCGCGCACGGCTTTCTCCACCGGCGGGGCTACCTCCTCTACGGTCCGCACGGCTGCGGGAAGACGTCGATCGTGCAGCAGATCGTCCACGACGCCGTTGCGCGCGGCGGCGTGGTGTTCGTCTGCGGCGCGCCCGCCCTGCTCACCCGCGGCCTTGCCACGTTCCGGCGGATCGAGCCGGCCCGGCCCGCGGTGTGCGTCTTCGAGGACATCGACGCGATCGTCCAGGCGCACGGCGAGGACGAGCTGCTCGCGCTCCTCGACGGCGAGGCCCGCATCGATCATGTCCTGAACGTCGCGACGACGAACTACCCCGAGCGGCTCGACCAGCGCTTTGTCGCCCGCCCCCGTCGGTTCGACCGCGTGCTGCGAATCGAGCCGCCGGACGGGGCGGCCCGACGCGCTTACCTGGCTGCGAAGCTCGGAGCCGACGATGCCGACGTCGAGCACTGGGCGGAAGCGACGGATGGCCTCTCGCTCGCAGCGCTGGCGGAGGCGGTGATCAGTGTCCGCTGCCTCGGGCGGGGGCTCGAGGAGACCGTCGACCTGCTGCGCCGCATGAGCCGGGGCCGCGCGTCGAGCCGAGAGGGCGTTCCGGGGGCCGGGTTCAAGGCGAGCGCGGGCGGCTGAGCCAGGGCGGAAGCGGAGAAGGAGGAGACGCCACGGCGAAGAAGACGCGAGACGAGGGGAACCCGCTCGAGGGCTACGATGGACATCTCGGCACCGAGTGGCCCGAATGGGCGCGCTGGGTCTACCACCTCGCGAGCATCGTACAGTCCAACCTCGTGTTCGTCGCCGCGGCGCGAGGGGCCCGTTTCTGTTCTCTAGCCCGGCGCCTGCGGTTCCTGCTCGATCAGACGCAGCACAGCGGTCGCGTCCAATCGTCGGCGGAACAGGATGATGCGTGACGAACTCGGCAAAGCCGTGTCCGCACAGTTCCGGCTCTCGTCGATGCAGAGAACGAGGTTGCTCAGCCCTGCGACCCGGAGCAGCGCAAGCTTGCGCTCCACGTAGTCGCGCGTCCAGAAGCCGACGATCTCGACGAGCCAGCGCCGTCCGTCGCCGCGGTGCCGTAAGGCGAAGTCCGGGAAGATCAGCGTGGCGCCGGCCTGCACCGGCTCGGGCTCGCGGACGACGTCCCAGTCGGGCGCGACCCGGCCGAAGTCTCGCGCGAAGCGCTCCTCGAGCTTGCTGTCGTAGAGACGCGGCGCCTTCCCCGGAAAGATCGGATCGCCCGAAGCGAGCCGCAGGGTCAGCTGCTGCCCCCTCACGGCGCAGTCTGCCTGCAGGCGGAAACGATGGCACCATGCGAGCGGGGGCAGTATCTCGCTGAGCGCGCGACCGTAGACCAACGTTCGCCGGAAGAGCGCGTATGGGCCCGATATCTCGAGAGCAGCTCGGCGCTCCCCTTCACGAGGCAAGATGGCGCAGATGAGCCCCCGCAGCTTCGCGTGGCGGACCACCGCGCGTGCGTTTCCTTCCATGTCGATCAGCACCGCCGTCGAGCGGAACAGGAGCCCCTGCCCAATCGCCAGATTCGTGCGGAGCGCCAGCTCACCCGGGGAGAGTACTTCGGCGGGGGCAGCTACGAGACGCTCCCCGGGCAGGTCGGCGAACAGTGCTTCCGTCAACTCGGTCACAGTCACGCCCAATGTCCCAGCCACCGAGGCCACCACGGCCGCGCGCTCCGCGTACGCCCGGGCTGCCTCGCCGAAGACCGCCGCCCGCACGCGGCGCGGAGGGATGGTGGCGATGCGGCGGGTACCCCAGTGGCGCGCGAGGACGTGAATCGCGATCCTGCGCTTGGCCGGTGGGCTCGCGCAGGGCAGTGGCGCGCGAAGCCGTTCGTCCAGCTCACGCTGGCGGCGGCCCACGAATCGCCCATACTCCTCGAGCAAGACGCGAAGCCACGGATGGTCGTGCTCCCCGAGGAAGTGCGGGAGCACTACGTTGCCGTGGATGCTACACGGCAGCAGCGCCTCGGGGAGCAAGCCCTGCCCGCCTCCGACGGGCCAGCCGGACTTCGGTCGTCTTGCGACTCACGAGCTCGTACACGAGCGCGCGCTTTCCTTCGCGCGGCCGCAGCAGGCGGCCGACGCGCTGCACGTGCTCGCGCTGGCCGAGCGCGCCGCCCACGATGATCGCGACGTCGGCGTCGGGCACGTCGATCCCTTCGTTCAGCACCCGTGCCGAGACGAGGGCCCGCAGCGCTCCCTCGCGGAATCGAGCGAGCACTTCCTCGCGCTCCTTGCGGCCGATGTCGCAGGTGAAGGGCATGATCAGGTGCTCTCGGGCGACGGCGTACGCACTCTCGTTGTCGGCGGTGAACACGAGCACTCGCGCTTCATGGAAATGACGACGGAGCAGCACGCGGAGCATCTCGCGCTTGGCCTCCGTGAAGGCAGTGAGCCTGCGCGCACGACGGAAGGCCTCCAGCGCACGCCGCCCTTCGACCGTCCGTGCCGCCGCCCGCGCGAAATCCTCCCAGCTCGCACCGGGTGCCACGCGCCGGAACTGCGCATGCACGGTCCGGAACGTCGTCATCCAGCCCTCGTACGCTTGCCGCTCGGCAGCCGTCAGGTCGAGGTGCAGCGTGATGATGTCGAAGCTGGAGAGGAAGCTCCCGGCGAGGTCACCGATCGTGAGCTCGTAGGCGATCGGGCCGACGAGCTCGACCAGCCGCTCCGCGACCGCCGCGTCGCGCGGGGGGGTCGCCGTGAGTCCCAGCCGGGCGGCTGCGATCGACATCTCGAGGGCCTCGTCGCGCAGGCCACAGCCAAAGTGGTGCGCCTCGTCGATCACGAGGAGATCGAAGCGGTTGCCGAGCCGGTCCATGTGCCGGTAGGCACTCTC
This window of the Deltaproteobacteria bacterium genome carries:
- a CDS encoding 5'-methylthioadenosine/S-adenosylhomocysteine nucleosidase, giving the protein MAHARLLLAAILVLPRLVLACEPAPAAASPFDGLCGVLSGTCTRAPHVAVLSAFPAEQRMLRAAAAVTERVEIDGRPVLLGRLAGQPVALTLTGIGLVNAAAATEALVAHLDLSAIVFSGVAGSPFRIGDVIVPATWTDAASRSFAVDPGLLAEAETVAASAPALERCTPVPPNPPSAEVCLPHVPGVIVGGSGQSSDPFGGKSLPCQPGGGEIFGCDTEALATAREESAPVAIDEESAAVAAVASAHGVPFLIVRGVSDGAGDPLGLPGFPAQFFAYYRLAADNAATVVMRLLETLPTSGTSSGPVRAGPASACAFERAAAPACQGVSAPRRVGQLVSRACALRARAADMQADRLARSLPARGGTRQAPRAPFLLRRCPGRAPSCGGGSRLGREIDGYFTLGKPATMRRYSSSVKAREVSMRTLPFAPSASDSFTAVSSSGASASTTASYFPVTR
- a CDS encoding GYD domain-containing protein, producing MPTYLTLLRFTQKGIEGIKEGPARLDAAKEAYRSAGAKLREFYLVTGKYDAVVLAEAPDDETAVKLSLALGAKGNVRIETSRAFTEEEYRRIVAGLPKVK
- a CDS encoding ATP-binding protein codes for the protein MGEIIFERRDVRVDALIRLPGAVADVVLREVERFWTLAPDFAAHGFLHRRGYLLYGPHGCGKTSIVQQIVHDAVARGGVVFVCGAPALLTRGLATFRRIEPARPAVCVFEDIDAIVQAHGEDELLALLDGEARIDHVLNVATTNYPERLDQRFVARPRRFDRVLRIEPPDGAARRAYLAAKLGADDADVEHWAEATDGLSLAALAEAVISVRCLGRGLEETVDLLRRMSRGRASSREGVPGAGFKASAGG
- a CDS encoding DEAD/DEAH box helicase, encoding MPVARLPSVLLLFDRGTILLRDLDPGFDPSAIPGVLWDPRVQAYRTPAYRHEALRRELTRRGLPFSDDVRLPQPPLGSWSPIELRPYQEAALWAWELAQRRATVVLPTGSGKTRLALAAMARAGSSALCLVPTRILLAQWLHHIGRTYAGPIGCYGDGAHELAALTVATFESAYRHMDRLGNRFDLLVIDEAHHFGCGLRDEALEMSIAAARLGLTATPPRDAAVAERLVELVGPIAYELTIGDLAGSFLSSFDIITLHLDLTAAERQAYEGWMTTFRTVHAQFRRVAPGASWEDFARAAARTVEGRRALEAFRRARRLTAFTEAKREMLRVLLRRHFHEARVLVFTADNESAYAVAREHLIMPFTCDIGRKEREEVLARFREGALRALVSARVLNEGIDVPDADVAIIVGGALGQREHVQRVGRLLRPREGKRALVYELVSRKTTEVRLARRRRAGLAPRGAAAV
- a CDS encoding DUF790 family protein; translation: MLPEALLPCSIHGNVVLPHFLGEHDHPWLRVLLEEYGRFVGRRQRELDERLRAPLPCASPPAKRRIAIHVLARHWGTRRIATIPPRRVRAAVFGEAARAYAERAAVVASVAGTLGVTVTELTEALFADLPGERLVAAPAEVLSPGELALRTNLAIGQGLLFRSTAVLIDMEGNARAVVRHAKLRGLICAILPREGERRAALEISGPYALFRRTLVYGRALSEILPPLAWCHRFRLQADCAVRGQQLTLRLASGDPIFPGKAPRLYDSKLEERFARDFGRVAPDWDVVREPEPVQAGATLIFPDFALRHRGDGRRWLVEIVGFWTRDYVERKLALLRVAGLSNLVLCIDESRNCADTALPSSSRIILFRRRLDATAVLRLIEQEPQAPG